From the genome of Photobacterium sp. TLY01:
ACAAAGTATGGATATGTCTCTTACCCACATTGAAGCTCGAGTGATTGGCTGTCTGCTGGAAAAAGAAGTCACGACTCCGGATCAGTATCCATTAACCCTGAATGCGCTGACGACTGCCTGTAACCAAAAAAGTAACCGTGATCCTGTGATGTCGCTTGATGAGGCAACTGTCATGGATACGCTTGAGAGCCTGAAAGCAAAGCGCCTTATTCAGGAAATTACCGGCTTTGGCAGCCGGGTGGCGAAATATCAGCACCGCTTTTGTAACACTGAATTCAGCACACTGCAGTTCTCTGAACAGGAGAAAGGGATACTTTGTGTGCTGCTGTTAAGAGGCCCGCAAACGGCAGGAGAAATTCGTACCCGCACGAATCGCCTGTGTCATTTTGCAGATGTCAAAGAAGCGGAAAATGTACTCACTGCAATGGCTGAAGGCGGTAAAGGGCCATTTGTCGTCAGGTTACCCCGTGAAGCTGGGAAACGTGATAGCCGATACATGCACCTGTTTAGTGGTGATGATTTTGCGGGGGTCTATTCTGATGGAGCAGACAGCGTTAATCATGTGTCAGACAGTTCATACAGTGATGCCGTGGAAGACCGGCTGGCGTTACTGGAAAGTGAAGTTGTTGCGTTGAGAGACGAAGTCACAGCACTGAAAGATAAAATCAGAGAGTTATGTGAATAAGCGTGATCCTGCACCAATCTGGTCTGTCTATTTAATACGTACACGCTGTAATCGCCTATATTGTGGGGTAACGACGGATGTATTCCGTCGTTTATCTGAACACCAATCCGGTAAGAAAGGGGCGCGCTTCCTGAAAGGAAAAGGCCCTCTGGCACTTGCCTGGAGCACACAGGTTGGGGATAAACGCAATGCGATGCAGCTTGAATATAAAATAAAGCAACTGCCTAAATCGACGAAAGAGGCGCTGGCTGCCGAACATATCGCCATTGCTGAGTTATTCCCCGACTACTTTGTTGGTTCGCTCTGATTGAAGGGGCGCTCCGAGATTATTGTACTTGTGTAGAAGTAGGGGATTCTCGTGAAATCATCATGGATGTGTCATCGGTTGCTGGGCATCAGCCTGATAGCAGCAAGCATTGCCGTACCTGCCCAGGCGGCAGGTATCACCGCTCATCCTGTGCCTGGTCAGCCATTGAGTGAAAATGCACAGCGTTTGATTAATTTATACACGACTTATCTGTTAAAAGACGCTGTGTTGCAGGCATGCACACGAAGTGTTGAACCCACTCGAATACAAGTAAATCATCAGTACATCGAATATTCCCGTCTCGCCTTAGAATATATCCAGGCCGGGCGACAAGTGGTGAAGCAGCAACTCCCTAAAGTCGATTTGATTGCCTGGCAGTCGAAACTGGCAAATTCGCAAGAATATTATGTAAATGGGTTTAGTGAATTCTCGGATGAACGTGTAACATTGGAATGTCAACAGGTTGCAAATGCTCTGGAAGCGATGAATCAACGTTTTGCCGCTTTGCGATACTGAATATTCCGTTTTATTTTTTACTGAGAAATCCATCTATGGCTCTGAAAGCCACCATTTACAAAGCACATATCAATGTCGCCGATCTTGACCGAGGTCGTTATCTGGACGGTTCACATACGCTGGCCTGTCATCCTTCAGAAACCTTGCAACGTTTAATGCTGCGCTTACTGGCATGGGGGTTACATGCTGATGAGGCGTTGGTTTTTACCAAAGGCTTATGTGACACCGATGAACCCGATCTCTGGATAAAAA
Proteins encoded in this window:
- a CDS encoding YceH family protein — its product is MDMSLTHIEARVIGCLLEKEVTTPDQYPLTLNALTTACNQKSNRDPVMSLDEATVMDTLESLKAKRLIQEITGFGSRVAKYQHRFCNTEFSTLQFSEQEKGILCVLLLRGPQTAGEIRTRTNRLCHFADVKEAENVLTAMAEGGKGPFVVRLPREAGKRDSRYMHLFSGDDFAGVYSDGADSVNHVSDSSYSDAVEDRLALLESEVVALRDEVTALKDKIRELCE
- a CDS encoding GIY-YIG nuclease family protein gives rise to the protein MNKRDPAPIWSVYLIRTRCNRLYCGVTTDVFRRLSEHQSGKKGARFLKGKGPLALAWSTQVGDKRNAMQLEYKIKQLPKSTKEALAAEHIAIAELFPDYFVGSL